Below is a window of candidate division WOR-3 bacterium DNA.
GATGCCGTTACCGTGGTCAATTTCGATGCACCGGCCCCAGCCGCTCTTCCAGCCAGCATAGGTCACGCGGCCGTCGGCCGGGGCGACAACCGCACTGCCGCGCGGGGCGACGATATCCATACCCTCGTGCATCTGGCGCTGACCGGTGAATGGGTCATGTCTCATCCCGAACCATGACGTCACCCAGCCTTGTACCGGCCAGATTGAGGGAATGTGACTAAGTTCAGCCGAACGGGCCTTGAGCTGGCGTTCGATTTCGCCCAGGGAACGCTGCTCGAACTTGACACGGCGCAGGAGTTCACCAACTTCTGGGGTCGGGTCCGCCGGCAGGACGCCACCAATCCCGAGGCGCCGCGCCTCTGGTGGAATCAGGTACAGGTCCGACGCGGCGCGTAGTCGGTTGTCCATCTCCTCGGTGAGGGCGAGAAACTGACGAAAGGTGTCAAGCGCGACCGCATAGGCAGTGACCTTGGCCTTGAGTAGGTAGTTTTCCCGCACAAGCTGTTGCAGACGGCCGTAGTCGGTGTGGCGATTGAGGTAGAGCCGGCTCAAGTAGCCGGTGAGCACAAAAAGGCCGAGGGCAAGGATGACAGCCAGATACAACGCAACAACCGGCACGGTCAAGCTGACCGCCCGGTTGCGGCGCTTCAGCGCAACCCATAACTGAAGCTTTTCCACCGCAGAAGTCTATCCAAGTTTGCCAGTCTGTCAAACATAGGTCTGCTTGACCCATGGCTAATCCATCCATAAGATACCGGCTTGTGACAGAGCGCGACTTGCAAATCGAAAGCTCGGTTGAGCATGGACTCGCAAGAAGCAATCCGGCAAAGGAATACCCGGCGCTTGAGTGCCGGGACGTGGTGAAGAACTTCCGCCGCGGCCGGGGCCTGAGGAAGAAAATAACCCGGGCGGTTGATCGCGCGACACTCTCAATCAGGCAGGGCGAGCTTTTCGGACTGCTCGGTCCCAATGGCGCAGGCAAGACCACGCTGGTGCGCTGTATTGCTACCTTGCTTATCCCGGATGAGGGTAGTATCAGTATCTTCGGCCATGACGCGTTCCGCGACTCGCTCTGGTGCCGCCAGCGCATCGGACTGCTGACTTCGGGCGAGCGTACGCTGTACTGGAAGCTCTCGGCCCGCGCCAACCTGAACTTCTTCGCTGCGCTCTACGGCCTTGCCGGCAAGGCAAAGGAAAAGCGTATTGACTATCTGGTCGAACTTCTGGGTCTCAGGGAAGTTGAGCATGAACGGGTCGAGCGCTACTCATCCGGAATGAAACAGAAATTATCGCTTGCCCGGGCAATACTGCACGACCCGGACCTGATTCTCTTGGACGAACCTTCCTTGGGTCTCGACCCGCAGTTTGCCCGATTTATCCGCAGATTCATCAAAGAGGAGCTGAACGAACGGCTGGGCAAGACGATTCTCATCACGACTCACTATATGGACGAGGCCGACGAGCTATGCAATCGCATCGCTTTCATCAACAAGGGAAAAATCGTTGACGTAAAAACTCCGGCTCAGTACAAGCGCGACATCCCTCACACCGAAGTACTTGAGGTCAGAGTGCTGGGCAGGCCGGATACGACCAAGGTCCAGGCCCTGCCTGGGCTCGAACGGTTCTCGTCCGAGTTCAAGGACGGCGTCACGACCGTGAAGCTAGTGCTGCCCAAGGCCGAGACGATTCTGTCTGACGCTATCGAATTGTTACGTACCGACGCGAAGATTCTTGGGGTGGATGTTAAACAACCCACGCTCGAGGACGTATTCCTCTATGTCACCGGCACCTCACTTGGCGCTGACACGGCCGAGAATACGCCGGGAAGAGAATGGTCGCCGAATGATTAAGCTCCTAGTTCCCGCTTTCGGTCTTTACTCCTCACCTTGCTGTCTTATTCTGCCATGACTTTCGCCGCGACGCTGAACGTTGTTCGAGCTGAGGTCTCGAAGACCATCCGGATCTACTTCTCCTATCCTGTCATCGTTGTCTTCTGGGCCATCTTTCCGCTGCTCTGGGTATTCCCGTTCGTATTTCAGGGCAAGGCCCTGGTCGGGTCTCAGACAAGCGAAGCTTTTCGCCAGCTCACCGGTTCAGGCAACTACATGGCCTTTGTCCTCATCGGCGCAATGGTGTCTAATTTCGTCTTCTCCGGACTCTGGGGCGTAGGTAACAGTCTACGCGAGGAAACCTACTGGGGTACGATGGAATACATCATCGCCTCACCGACGAACCCGCTCGTCATTCTTATCGGCAAGACTCTGGCCGAGGCGCTGGTCACGACCGCCATCGTTTGCCTGCAGGCGGTGGTCATCTCTATCCTGCCATTCGGCATCAGTTTCACTGTGGCCAAGGTCCTGCCGGTGCTTGTGCTTGTTATACTGCTGATGGTCGGGTTCTACGGGTTTACTATTGCCTTTGCCGGCTTCACCCTGCTCATCAAGGAAGTCCATGGCTGGATTCACACGCTTGAGTGGGTTTTCTTTCTGTTTTCACCAATCCGCTACCCGGTTCAGGTAAATGCTATCACCAAGGTCATCTCGACGCTAATACCGCTGACTTGGGCGCTCGTTGCCATCCGCGGCATCATCATGCTCAATCGCAACGAAGTCAGTCTCGGCCGAACCGTAATCATACTCGTAGTGATGGACGCAGTTCTGCTCATTGCCGGCTGGCTGATATTCACCTGGCTTGAGCGCAAGACCCGACGCGACGGAACTGTTGGGATGCACTAGCAAGTATGCCTGATGACAAGTTCCCAATAGAGAGCGGACTGATCAGGCCGGATTTCGGCGTCCGTCTTTCGACCACATGGGCCCGGCTGCGGCACTATGCAGGCGCGGTCTGGGCCGAAAACATCAAGGAGTGGCGGCTCGAACTGACCTATCCGGCCGACTTTGCCCGCTCGCTCATTGACCCGGTGGTGTACCTTCTTCCGTACCTTCTGTACGGTGTGGCACTGGTTGGCGGCCGTACCTCTGAGAATCTCCACCGGCTGGTTGGTACTTCTGACCTCGTCTCATTTGTCACACTTGGATACATATTCATCGGGTTCATGAACATGGCGCTCTGGGCAATGGGTTTCTCCCT
It encodes the following:
- a CDS encoding ABC transporter ATP-binding protein codes for the protein MANPSIRYRLVTERDLQIESSVEHGLARSNPAKEYPALECRDVVKNFRRGRGLRKKITRAVDRATLSIRQGELFGLLGPNGAGKTTLVRCIATLLIPDEGSISIFGHDAFRDSLWCRQRIGLLTSGERTLYWKLSARANLNFFAALYGLAGKAKEKRIDYLVELLGLREVEHERVERYSSGMKQKLSLARAILHDPDLILLDEPSLGLDPQFARFIRRFIKEELNERLGKTILITTHYMDEADELCNRIAFINKGKIVDVKTPAQYKRDIPHTEVLEVRVLGRPDTTKVQALPGLERFSSEFKDGVTTVKLVLPKAETILSDAIELLRTDAKILGVDVKQPTLEDVFLYVTGTSLGADTAENTPGREWSPND
- a CDS encoding M23 family metallopeptidase, with the translated sequence MEKLQLWVALKRRNRAVSLTVPVVALYLAVILALGLFVLTGYLSRLYLNRHTDYGRLQQLVRENYLLKAKVTAYAVALDTFRQFLALTEEMDNRLRAASDLYLIPPEARRLGIGGVLPADPTPEVGELLRRVKFEQRSLGEIERQLKARSAELSHIPSIWPVQGWVTSWFGMRHDPFTGQRQMHEGMDIVAPRGSAVVAPADGRVTYAGWKSGWGRCIEIDHGNGIHTFFAHCQSLRVNVGDNVSRGKIIATVGSSGRATGTHLHYGVMRGGVWVNPRNYIVN
- a CDS encoding ABC transporter permease, whose translation is MTFAATLNVVRAEVSKTIRIYFSYPVIVVFWAIFPLLWVFPFVFQGKALVGSQTSEAFRQLTGSGNYMAFVLIGAMVSNFVFSGLWGVGNSLREETYWGTMEYIIASPTNPLVILIGKTLAEALVTTAIVCLQAVVISILPFGISFTVAKVLPVLVLVILLMVGFYGFTIAFAGFTLLIKEVHGWIHTLEWVFFLFSPIRYPVQVNAITKVISTLIPLTWALVAIRGIIMLNRNEVSLGRTVIILVVMDAVLLIAGWLIFTWLERKTRRDGTVGMH